The following are encoded in a window of Campylobacter concisus ATCC 51562 genomic DNA:
- the gmhB gene encoding D-glycero-beta-D-manno-heptose 1,7-bisphosphate 7-phosphatase, whose amino-acid sequence MNKNEPIKALFLDRDGVINEDAGYVYEIKDFKFIDGIFDALREFAGAGYKLFIVTNQSGIGRGYYTQEQFDALNKFMLEIFKKEQISITKVYFCPHAPEADCACRKPNPKMILDACKEFNINPKNSLMIGDKPSDVEAGKRAGVGRNFLLDGINFKDVRDVLNKLKKEKSL is encoded by the coding sequence ATGAATAAAAATGAGCCTATTAAAGCACTTTTTCTGGATCGAGACGGCGTAATAAACGAAGATGCTGGATATGTTTACGAGATAAAAGATTTTAAATTTATCGATGGTATTTTTGATGCGTTAAGGGAATTTGCTGGGGCTGGCTATAAACTCTTTATCGTGACAAATCAATCAGGTATCGGAAGAGGCTACTACACGCAGGAGCAGTTTGACGCTCTAAATAAATTTATGCTTGAAATTTTCAAAAAAGAGCAAATTTCCATCACAAAAGTCTATTTTTGCCCACATGCCCCAGAGGCAGATTGCGCTTGTAGAAAGCCAAATCCAAAGATGATACTTGATGCTTGCAAAGAGTTTAATATAAACCCTAAAAACTCGCTCATGATAGGCGATAAGCCAAGCGACGTCGAGGCTGGCAAAAGGGCAGGTGTTGGTAGAAATTTCTTGCTTGATGGCATAAATTTTAAAGATGTAAGAGATGTTTTAAATAAGCTAAAAAAGGAAAAATCACTATGA
- a CDS encoding c-type cytochrome, giving the protein MKKLLIVSSVAALLSTAAFAADGAAIYKKCIACHGAKAEKVFNNKVPALTSLDVAAIEEALKGYKTGANKFGLGAMMKPIATPMSDEDAKAVAEYIQTLK; this is encoded by the coding sequence ATGAAAAAATTACTAATTGTTTCTAGCGTTGCAGCTCTACTTTCAACTGCTGCCTTTGCTGCAGATGGTGCTGCTATCTACAAAAAATGCATCGCCTGTCATGGTGCAAAAGCCGAAAAAGTCTTTAATAATAAAGTTCCAGCTTTAACATCTCTTGATGTAGCAGCTATTGAAGAGGCACTAAAAGGTTATAAAACAGGAGCAAATAAATTTGGTCTTGGCGCTATGATGAAACCAATCGCTACTCCAATGAGCGACGAAGATGCAAAAGCAGTGGCTGAATACATCCAAACTTTAAAATAA
- a CDS encoding tyrosine-type recombinase/integrase codes for MKQRLEIAKSVSKIEARKLFTETKDNGVLRMAYYWVSQGAYDNCKDLPLNKCPITHLNHDTANRMWWAVRNHLGYKGENNTHGLYVLRHTVASRLVSLKGFNAHKLMAFMGHTDIKSSLYYVHLNVDDIRDGVGVGA; via the coding sequence ATAAAGCAACGCTTAGAAATAGCTAAGAGCGTAAGTAAAATAGAGGCACGCAAACTCTTTACTGAAACAAAAGACAATGGAGTGCTTCGTATGGCTTACTACTGGGTATCTCAAGGGGCTTATGATAACTGCAAAGACCTACCCTTAAACAAGTGCCCCATAACTCATCTAAACCACGATACAGCAAATCGTATGTGGTGGGCTGTAAGAAACCATTTAGGATATAAGGGAGAAAACAATACTCACGGACTATACGTATTACGCCATACAGTAGCTTCTAGGTTAGTGAGTTTGAAGGGATTTAATGCTCATAAATTGATGGCTTTTATGGGTCATACGGATATTAAGAGCAGCTTATACTACGTTCATCTCAATGTAGATGATATACGTGATGGTGTGGGGGTTGGTGCTTAG
- a CDS encoding flagellin: MRITNQLRFSQTLHDYQKNMTGVNKSYKQLSNGLKIQDPYDGAATYNDAMRLDYEATTLTQVVDATGKSVNFSKNTDNALQEFEKQLENFKTKVVQAASSVHSKTSLEALANDLQGIKNHLVNIANTSVNGQFLFSGSAVDTKPIDGAGKYQGNRDYMKTSAGAQVELPYNIPGYDLFLGKDGDYSKILTTNVRLADQTRTDISYAPKFLNDNSKIKNMIGLNYASDSVVRSDGSYNGTINPDYDFLDNSNVNFPDTYFFMQGKKPDGTTFTSKFKMSANTTMAGLMEKIGMEFGNTKTTKVVDVSINNDGQFNIKDLTKGNQTIDFHMVAATSVAPNRGAIAQNNALDAVNSLEDLETMANNVPKTVHITEFVKSKYTDKDGNATNAFDYDKVRFERKDNELIANLPQVARRTGEYATDQTKLSEVSGTKESYDRNLYPKDVDARKRELFNIDDQEINLQVKSITGTKYDIKVKMGTAGGTDTPVQFEITSTPPGGTPSATRTLTVYNSDEFGSYRTYASDFTYRQLMDIVAMAASDNIPNPPHAENANFDTDIEKVKRDQNYNAYKEALSKTKGTVETTLDDKGRMVLTDKTKSVTNIEVTMYDAKNSDKFDGDSTGRDTAGNAGHPQGKGSVFSFNENNALTIDEPSTSVFQDLDNMIEAVRKGYYRADANSNDPRNTGMQGALQRLDHLIDHANKELTKIGSQSRLLTATKERAEVMKVNVLTVKNDVIDADYAESYLKFTQLSLSYQATLQASAKINQLSLLNYLN; the protein is encoded by the coding sequence ATGAGAATAACAAACCAACTACGTTTTAGCCAGACTTTGCATGACTACCAAAAAAATATGACTGGTGTAAATAAAAGCTATAAGCAGCTCTCAAATGGTTTGAAAATTCAAGATCCATACGATGGTGCTGCGACTTATAATGATGCGATGAGGCTTGATTATGAAGCGACTACTCTCACTCAAGTAGTTGATGCCACTGGTAAATCTGTAAATTTCTCAAAAAATACAGATAACGCATTGCAAGAGTTTGAAAAACAGCTTGAAAATTTTAAGACAAAAGTAGTCCAAGCAGCTAGCAGCGTACATAGTAAGACGTCACTAGAGGCTTTGGCAAATGACCTTCAAGGCATAAAAAATCACCTTGTAAATATTGCAAATACTTCGGTTAATGGGCAGTTTTTGTTTTCTGGAAGTGCTGTTGATACAAAGCCAATAGATGGTGCAGGAAAGTATCAAGGCAACCGTGATTATATGAAAACATCAGCTGGCGCTCAGGTTGAGCTTCCTTACAATATCCCAGGATATGATCTATTTTTAGGAAAAGATGGCGATTACAGTAAAATTTTGACTACAAATGTTCGTTTGGCTGATCAAACTAGAACCGACATCTCTTATGCGCCAAAATTTCTAAACGATAACAGCAAGATAAAAAATATGATTGGGCTAAATTACGCTAGTGATTCAGTGGTTAGAAGTGACGGCTCTTACAATGGAACAATAAATCCGGATTATGATTTTTTAGATAATTCAAATGTAAATTTTCCGGATACATATTTTTTCATGCAAGGCAAAAAGCCAGACGGCACGACATTTACTAGTAAATTTAAGATGAGTGCAAATACAACAATGGCTGGGCTTATGGAAAAAATCGGCATGGAATTTGGCAATACAAAAACAACAAAAGTTGTTGATGTGAGTATAAATAACGATGGACAATTTAATATAAAAGATCTTACTAAAGGTAATCAAACTATTGACTTTCATATGGTTGCAGCCACATCAGTAGCACCAAATCGCGGTGCAATCGCTCAAAACAACGCGCTTGATGCGGTAAATTCTCTTGAAGATCTTGAAACAATGGCAAATAACGTTCCAAAAACAGTTCATATCACTGAGTTTGTAAAGAGCAAATATACCGATAAAGATGGAAATGCGACAAATGCATTTGACTATGATAAGGTTAGATTTGAGAGAAAGGATAATGAGCTAATCGCAAATTTACCTCAAGTAGCTAGAAGAACGGGCGAATATGCAACAGATCAGACAAAGCTAAGCGAAGTTTCTGGTACAAAAGAGAGCTACGATAGAAATTTATATCCAAAAGATGTTGATGCTAGAAAGAGAGAGCTTTTTAATATTGACGACCAAGAGATAAATTTACAAGTAAAGTCAATCACTGGTACAAAATATGACATAAAGGTAAAAATGGGCACAGCAGGGGGTACAGATACTCCAGTGCAATTTGAAATAACATCTACACCACCAGGTGGCACGCCTTCTGCAACTAGAACTTTAACAGTCTATAACTCAGATGAGTTTGGAAGTTACAGAACTTATGCTAGCGATTTTACTTATAGGCAGCTCATGGATATCGTTGCTATGGCAGCAAGTGATAATATCCCAAATCCTCCACATGCAGAAAACGCAAATTTTGATACAGATATAGAAAAAGTAAAAAGAGATCAAAACTATAATGCCTATAAAGAGGCTTTATCAAAAACAAAGGGCACGGTAGAGACAACTTTAGATGATAAAGGCAGAATGGTTTTAACTGATAAGACAAAATCAGTAACAAACATAGAAGTAACTATGTATGATGCAAAAAATAGTGATAAATTTGATGGCGATAGCACCGGTAGAGATACGGCTGGTAATGCTGGCCACCCTCAAGGAAAGGGTTCTGTCTTTAGCTTTAATGAAAATAATGCTTTAACTATTGATGAGCCAAGTACCAGCGTTTTTCAAGACCTTGATAATATGATTGAGGCTGTTAGAAAGGGATATTATAGAGCTGATGCAAATAGCAATGATCCACGAAATACCGGCATGCAAGGCGCATTACAAAGGCTTGATCATCTAATAGATCATGCAAATAAAGAGCTTACAAAGATCGGCTCTCAATCAAGACTTTTAACCGCTACAAAAGAGCGAGCCGAAGTAATGAAAGTGAATGTGCTAACTGTTAAAAATGATGTAATTGACGCAGACTATGCGGAGTCATATTTGAAATTTACGCAGCTTTCACTATCTTATCAAGCAACCCTACAAGCAAGTGCAAAGATAAATCAACTAAGCTTGCTAAATTATTTAAATTAA
- a CDS encoding YaaA family protein has product MALKILFSPSESKISLNTNNKFDGKDLIFPELFDKRVEILNRYDEFLKNANLDEIKKLFGLKELEESKQLRESLSQKGSIKAILRYDGVAYKHLNYRGLDNEVQKYIDNNVLIFSNLFGPILAKDEIPEYKLKQGEKLGGFEISKFYEKNFSKAVDNFLQNDEILDLRAKFYEKFYTIKKEYIAFCFVKNKKIVSHHAKAYRGEVLRQIANKLVKNKDELMSLNFKNLRLIDMKKIGLKTELMFEICE; this is encoded by the coding sequence ATGGCATTAAAAATTCTCTTTTCTCCAAGCGAAAGTAAAATTTCTCTAAATACGAATAATAAATTTGATGGTAAGGATTTGATATTTCCAGAACTTTTTGACAAAAGAGTTGAAATTTTAAACAGATATGATGAGTTTTTAAAAAACGCAAATTTAGACGAGATAAAAAAGCTTTTTGGACTAAAAGAGCTTGAAGAGAGCAAGCAGCTGCGAGAAAGTCTATCTCAAAAAGGCAGCATAAAAGCTATCTTAAGATATGATGGCGTAGCCTATAAACATCTAAACTATCGTGGTTTAGATAATGAAGTGCAAAAATATATAGATAATAATGTTTTAATATTTTCAAATTTATTTGGGCCTATCTTAGCAAAAGATGAGATACCAGAATACAAACTAAAGCAAGGTGAAAAGCTGGGTGGCTTTGAAATTTCAAAATTTTATGAAAAAAATTTTAGTAAAGCGGTTGATAATTTTTTACAAAATGATGAGATTTTAGACCTTAGAGCTAAATTTTATGAAAAATTTTACACTATAAAAAAAGAATACATAGCTTTTTGTTTTGTAAAAAATAAAAAAATAGTGAGTCATCACGCAAAAGCATATAGAGGCGAAGTCTTGCGCCAGATAGCAAATAAGCTTGTAAAAAATAAAGATGAACTAATGAGCTTAAATTTTAAAAATTTAAGGCTTATTGATATGAAAAAGATTGGTCTAAAGACCGAGCTTATGTTTGAAATTTGCGAGTAA
- a CDS encoding HU family DNA-binding protein, whose amino-acid sequence MKKAEFIQAVADKAGLSKKDTLKVVDATLETIQAVLEKGDTISFIGFGTFGTADRAARKARVPGTKKVIDVPASKAVKFKVGKKLKEAVAAGAAKKGKKK is encoded by the coding sequence ATGAAAAAAGCTGAATTTATTCAAGCTGTTGCCGATAAGGCTGGTCTTTCAAAAAAAGATACTCTAAAAGTTGTTGATGCTACTTTGGAGACAATCCAAGCAGTTCTTGAAAAAGGCGATACAATTAGCTTTATAGGCTTTGGTACTTTCGGTACTGCTGACAGAGCTGCAAGAAAAGCTAGAGTTCCAGGAACTAAAAAAGTTATCGACGTTCCTGCTAGCAAAGCAGTTAAATTCAAAGTTGGCAAAAAACTTAAAGAAGCAGTTGCTGCTGGTGCTGCTAAAAAAGGTAAAAAGAAATAA
- a CDS encoding AEC family transporter yields MNFTPLFAIFFIIATGFFAKKVGIVEQKHSIPFVDFVLCFAMPALIFDKIYHVNVDASLINTILIGFASTAISAALAFVIGRVFKFTKITTVSMVMLSLFGNTLFVGMPVIQGFFGDAMVNEVIFYDQIATGIPLSILGPLILSFAAPEKVSLFQNTMKILKFPPFIALIMGLILKEVPLPDFIFAPLRMFEGSVTPVALFAIGVGLNFSSITSSYKGVSVVLLCKMILPAIVFFIILKVSGIQMSKTWVVGLFQCAMPTSALASAMVIKAGLDSSLAISSVAIGVLFSFITLPVIYFVFA; encoded by the coding sequence ATGAACTTCACTCCACTTTTTGCAATTTTTTTCATAATCGCAACTGGTTTTTTTGCTAAAAAAGTCGGCATTGTTGAGCAAAAGCACTCGATCCCATTTGTGGATTTTGTCCTTTGTTTTGCAATGCCTGCGCTAATCTTTGACAAAATTTACCACGTAAATGTCGATGCCTCGCTTATAAACACGATCCTTATCGGCTTTGCTTCAACCGCCATTAGCGCCGCTTTGGCATTTGTCATAGGCAGGGTTTTTAAATTTACCAAAATAACAACCGTCAGTATGGTCATGCTAAGCCTTTTTGGTAACACCCTATTTGTCGGTATGCCTGTCATTCAGGGCTTCTTTGGCGATGCGATGGTAAATGAGGTCATCTTTTACGACCAAATAGCCACTGGTATCCCACTTTCGATCCTTGGACCACTCATCCTATCTTTTGCCGCACCAGAGAAGGTTTCATTGTTTCAAAATACAATGAAAATTTTAAAATTTCCACCATTTATAGCGCTTATCATGGGTCTTATCTTAAAAGAAGTCCCGCTTCCAGATTTTATCTTTGCGCCACTTAGGATGTTTGAAGGCAGCGTCACTCCAGTAGCACTTTTTGCGATCGGTGTTGGCCTTAACTTTAGTAGCATCACAAGCTCATATAAAGGCGTTAGCGTCGTGCTTTTGTGCAAGATGATCTTACCAGCTATCGTATTTTTCATCATATTGAAAGTCTCAGGTATCCAGATGAGCAAAACTTGGGTCGTTGGTCTCTTTCAATGTGCGATGCCGACATCAGCCCTTGCAAGTGCGATGGTCATAAAAGCTGGACTTGATAGCTCGCTAGCCATCTCATCAGTGGCCATAGGCGTGCTATTTTCATTTATCACGCTTCCAGTTATATATTTTGTATTTGCGTAA
- a CDS encoding response regulator transcription factor, which produces MVRILLVEDDEILLDLISEYLVENGYEVTTSDNAKEALDLAYEQNFDLLILDVKLPQGDGFSLLSSLRELGVSAPSIFTTSLNTIDDLEKGYKSGCDDYLKKPFELKELLIRIQALLKRNFSHHSGDVIKISDELSFHPQSKTLSKDGKNVNISSKESDLLALFLQNKGKILTKDEIFNKIWKFDEEPSELSLRVYIKNLRQILGKDAILNRRGDGYVYV; this is translated from the coding sequence ATGGTTAGAATTTTGCTCGTTGAAGATGATGAAATTTTACTTGATCTCATCAGTGAGTATCTAGTTGAAAATGGCTATGAGGTCACTACTTCAGATAACGCCAAAGAAGCGCTTGATCTCGCCTACGAGCAAAATTTCGACCTGCTTATACTTGACGTCAAACTCCCACAAGGAGATGGCTTTTCACTTCTTTCTTCCTTAAGAGAGCTAGGTGTTAGCGCACCTAGCATCTTTACCACCTCGCTAAATACCATTGATGATCTTGAAAAAGGCTACAAAAGTGGTTGCGACGACTATCTAAAAAAGCCATTTGAGCTAAAAGAGCTACTTATCCGCATACAAGCGCTTCTAAAGAGAAATTTCTCACATCACAGTGGCGATGTGATCAAAATTTCAGATGAGCTTAGCTTTCATCCGCAGAGCAAGACACTAAGCAAAGATGGTAAAAATGTAAATATCTCGAGTAAAGAGAGCGACCTACTCGCCCTATTTTTACAAAACAAAGGCAAAATTTTAACCAAAGATGAAATTTTTAATAAAATTTGGAAATTTGACGAGGAGCCAAGCGAACTTAGCCTTCGTGTCTATATCAAAAATTTACGCCAAATTTTAGGCAAAGATGCCATTTTAAATAGGCGTGGAGACGGCTACGTCTATGTCTGA
- a CDS encoding sensor histidine kinase yields MSEKTQILFKILSLYLVSSVLFLGYFFINNYKNKKEALILNEVKSLKEIKMGIYMKARMNGLDSISSLTKEKGVHACIVLNNGEKIYKDFDCQKIDKSKNVNLIGGKVAIFEKIQYMDDNTTDELSHADIFLVGKDIKAEILSLQISTTLKALFFFFALLFVAFYLAKLSLRPLYEKIDTLNRFIKDSTHEINTPLSVISMSIETADLDNLNERNLKRFNNISLAAKSLNNIYDALVHLSFNLDKPGKKELIDLNLLTKQRLNYFSPFFAKRGLKIDASLKPSFINADLEDMSKILDNLLSNVAKYAAQNSEVRIVLEPNFFSISNTGRGISKEDQMKIFDRYTRFNDDQGGFGIGLNLVKECCKKNDIAVKCQSKLDGETTFLLSWQS; encoded by the coding sequence ATGTCTGAAAAAACGCAAATTTTATTTAAAATTTTATCCCTTTATCTTGTTAGCTCCGTGCTATTTTTAGGATATTTTTTCATCAATAACTACAAAAATAAAAAAGAAGCGCTCATTTTAAACGAGGTTAAGAGCCTAAAAGAGATAAAAATGGGCATTTACATGAAAGCTAGAATGAATGGACTTGACTCAATTTCAAGTCTAACAAAAGAAAAAGGCGTGCATGCTTGCATCGTGCTAAACAATGGCGAGAAAATTTATAAAGACTTTGACTGCCAAAAGATCGACAAAAGCAAAAATGTAAATTTGATCGGCGGCAAGGTCGCGATATTTGAAAAGATCCAGTACATGGACGACAACACCACAGACGAGCTCTCACACGCAGATATTTTTCTAGTTGGCAAAGATATCAAGGCTGAAATTTTATCTTTACAAATTTCAACCACGCTAAAGGCACTCTTTTTCTTTTTTGCACTGCTCTTTGTCGCCTTTTACCTAGCAAAACTAAGCCTAAGACCGCTTTATGAAAAGATAGATACGCTAAACCGCTTTATAAAAGACTCAACACACGAGATAAACACACCTCTAAGCGTCATCTCGATGAGCATAGAAACGGCCGATCTTGACAACCTAAATGAGCGAAATTTAAAGCGTTTTAACAACATTAGCCTTGCCGCAAAGAGCCTAAATAACATCTATGACGCACTCGTTCATCTAAGCTTTAACCTAGATAAGCCTGGCAAAAAAGAGCTCATAGACCTAAATTTACTAACCAAACAAAGGCTAAACTACTTCTCGCCATTTTTTGCCAAACGTGGACTTAAGATAGATGCCAGCCTAAAGCCCAGCTTCATAAACGCAGACCTTGAGGATATGAGCAAAATTTTAGATAATCTCCTAAGTAATGTCGCAAAATACGCAGCGCAAAATTCAGAAGTACGCATCGTTTTAGAGCCAAATTTCTTTAGCATAAGTAACACCGGTCGAGGCATCAGCAAAGAGGATCAGATGAAAATTTTTGACCGCTACACGAGATTTAACGACGATCAAGGCGGCTTTGGCATAGGGCTAAATTTAGTTAAAGAGTGCTGCAAGAAAAATGACATCGCCGTAAAATGCCAAAGTAAACTTGATGGTGAAACTACGTTTTTGCTCTCTTGGCAGAGTTAA
- a CDS encoding aldehyde dehydrogenase family protein: MKLLEKYGLFINGEWRDAKDGATLDSKNPANGEHLAKIADATEEDVNDAVRAAREAFKKFKHTTVSERAKLLNKIADIIDENKEHLAKVESMDNGKPIRETLNVDIPFAAEHFRYFAGVIMGEEGSANVLDEKQLSIVLREPIGVVGQIVPWNFPFLMAAWKLAPVIAAGDASVFKPSSETSLSVLELFRLIDKILPKGLINIITGKGSKSGEWIKNHPGLDKLAFTGSTEIGRDIAIAAARRIIPATLELGGKSANIFFSDANLDKALDGLQLGILFNQGQVCCAGSRIFVEESFYDKFIEAAVKKFSTIKVGDPLDPSTQMGSQINKKQAEQILNYVEIGKKEGAKVAVGGKAYTANGCDKGAFVEPTLLVDVTNDMRVAQEEIFGPVGVVIKFKDEAELIKMVNDSEYGLGGGIFTQDITKALRVARSMETGRVWINTYNQIPAGSPFGGYKNSGIGRETHKIILEHYTQMKNIMIDLTGKVSGFYAQ; the protein is encoded by the coding sequence ATGAAACTACTAGAAAAATATGGGCTTTTCATAAATGGTGAGTGGCGCGACGCAAAAGACGGCGCTACACTTGATTCAAAAAATCCAGCAAACGGCGAGCACCTTGCAAAGATCGCTGACGCTACCGAAGAAGATGTAAATGACGCAGTTCGTGCTGCACGTGAGGCTTTTAAGAAATTTAAACACACCACAGTTAGCGAGCGTGCAAAGCTTTTAAACAAGATCGCTGACATCATTGATGAAAACAAAGAGCACTTGGCAAAAGTTGAGAGCATGGATAACGGCAAGCCGATTAGAGAGACGCTAAATGTTGATATTCCTTTTGCAGCAGAGCATTTTAGGTACTTTGCTGGCGTTATCATGGGCGAAGAAGGCAGCGCAAACGTCCTTGACGAGAAGCAACTCTCTATCGTTTTACGCGAGCCAATAGGCGTTGTGGGTCAGATCGTGCCTTGGAATTTCCCATTTTTAATGGCAGCTTGGAAGCTAGCTCCAGTGATCGCAGCAGGCGATGCAAGCGTGTTTAAGCCTTCAAGCGAGACAAGCCTAAGCGTGCTTGAGCTATTTAGGCTGATAGATAAAATTTTGCCAAAAGGTCTTATCAACATAATAACTGGAAAAGGTAGCAAAAGTGGTGAGTGGATCAAAAATCATCCAGGCCTTGATAAGCTAGCATTTACTGGCTCAACCGAGATCGGCCGTGATATCGCCATAGCTGCGGCTCGTCGTATCATCCCAGCCACACTTGAGCTTGGCGGTAAGAGTGCAAACATCTTCTTTAGCGATGCAAATTTAGACAAAGCGCTTGACGGCCTTCAGCTTGGAATTTTGTTTAACCAAGGTCAAGTTTGCTGCGCAGGATCTAGAATTTTCGTAGAAGAGAGTTTTTATGACAAATTTATAGAGGCTGCGGTTAAGAAATTTAGCACTATAAAGGTTGGCGATCCGCTCGATCCTAGCACTCAAATGGGCTCACAAATCAATAAAAAACAAGCTGAGCAAATTCTAAACTACGTCGAGATCGGCAAAAAAGAAGGTGCAAAAGTAGCAGTCGGTGGCAAAGCTTACACAGCAAATGGTTGCGACAAGGGCGCATTTGTCGAGCCAACACTGCTAGTTGATGTGACAAACGATATGAGAGTGGCTCAGGAAGAAATTTTTGGCCCAGTTGGCGTTGTCATTAAATTTAAAGATGAAGCCGAGCTTATCAAAATGGTAAATGATAGCGAATACGGCCTAGGTGGCGGAATTTTCACACAAGACATCACAAAGGCACTTCGTGTTGCAAGGTCTATGGAGACTGGTAGAGTCTGGATCAACACCTACAACCAAATCCCAGCAGGAAGCCCATTTGGCGGCTATAAAAACTCAGGTATCGGCCGCGAAACACACAAGATCATCCTTGAGCACTACACTCAGATGAAAAACATAATGATCGACCTAACCGGCAAGGTTAGTGGCTTTTACGCACAATGA
- a CDS encoding metallophosphoesterase, with amino-acid sequence MSEQIYIIGDVHGCFNTLLELIKQFPDKEKSQICFVGDVIDRGLFSCDVVELIIQNNYKMVMGNHERRLLSNKYEFLNNQAPFDTSWFYNNGGEETYRSYLAQSMGFKQRHIDFLEQRPVYLEFKDYKNQNGEHLVVSHSAVGKFWTLRDDDSSRDEFRKHVLSGRGDMMQVEGIFNVYGHTPVREAKLYTNSANIDTGCIFNEEGYDKLSALEFPSMKIYTQKNIENFNKQG; translated from the coding sequence TTGAGCGAGCAAATTTATATCATAGGCGATGTGCACGGCTGTTTTAACACACTTTTAGAGCTTATCAAGCAGTTTCCAGACAAAGAAAAATCACAAATTTGCTTTGTCGGAGATGTGATAGATCGGGGGCTTTTTAGTTGCGATGTAGTCGAGCTTATCATACAAAATAACTATAAAATGGTAATGGGAAACCACGAAAGAAGGTTACTAAGCAATAAATATGAATTTTTAAACAACCAAGCACCATTTGATACAAGTTGGTTTTACAATAATGGTGGCGAAGAAACATACAGATCATACCTAGCTCAAAGCATGGGGTTCAAGCAAAGGCATATTGATTTTTTAGAACAAAGACCGGTTTATCTGGAGTTTAAAGATTACAAAAACCAAAATGGCGAGCATTTGGTCGTTTCGCACTCGGCTGTTGGCAAATTTTGGACTTTAAGAGATGATGATAGCTCAAGAGATGAGTTTAGAAAGCATGTACTATCAGGCAGAGGCGATATGATGCAAGTTGAAGGCATATTTAATGTCTATGGCCACACGCCAGTGCGTGAGGCTAAGCTCTATACAAATAGCGCAAATATAGATACGGGATGTATTTTTAACGAAGAAGGATATGACAAGCTAAGTGCCTTAGAATTTCCATCGATGAAAATTTATACGCAAAAAAATATTGAAAATTTTAATAAACAAGGATAA